The stretch of DNA GTGCGGCCTCGAATGACGACAGGCCGGGCATGCCGATGTCCATAAGGACGATATCCGGCTTGAGCTCCTGGGCCTTTTCGACGGCTTCGCCGCCATCCGCGGCTTCACCCACGACCTCGAAGTCACTCTCACCCTCGAGCAGCCGGCGCACACCTTGACGGAACAACGTGTGGTCATCCACCAGCAGACACTTGATCTTTGGCATCGCTACGCTTCCCTTTCCCGTGTTGCCCACTGTCAGTGAATGGCGGCGGACGCACCTTGCGCCATGCCGGTTCCGGCCACGACTTCCGTGACCGGTACCGTGACTTCCAGCCGGGTGCCTTTGCCCTTGCCCGACTGCACTCGCACGGTCCCGCCCAGCGAGCCGATACGTTCTTTGATTCCTGCCAGGCCGAAGGAGTGGCCACGGGAACTGCTGCTTCTTCCCGAGAATCCGACCCCGTCATCTTCGACCACCACCCGGACAACCCCAGCGTCCCGACAGATCTGGATATTCACGTTCTTGGCCTGGGCGTGTTTGGCCACGTTGTGCAACGCTTCCTGCACCACGCGGTAGATGGCAGCCTCGACCTCGGGAAACAGCCGGCCGACGCTATCGGGGATGACCACGCGCGCCTTCACCCCAGTATTGCGGGCGAGGTCTTTGGCCTCCTTGCGGATGGCCGCGGTCAGGCCCAGCTCCTGCAAAACCAGAGGCGAAAGCTTGGCGATGATGCGGCGGATACCTTCGATGGTGCGGTCCACGACGGCCAGCGTCTCGCGGATCTTGGTGCGCGGAGTGCGTCCGGTGGTCGCGGCCTCGAGCATGCCGAGATAGAGGCGGATGACCATGAGCCCCTGCCCGGTCTCATCGTGCAATTCGCGGCTGATGCGCTTGCGCTCCTCTTCCTGCACCTGCAGCAAATGGGCGCTGAGCTCAGCGATGCGGCCTTCGCGCTCACGCAGCGCGTCATTGATGCGGGCGCGGTCGAGCGCCAGCGAAGAGCGCTCGGCGATGGCGCGCATGAGCGCACGCTCGGTCGGCAGCCATTCGTAAGGTTTGTCGAAGCCGATGACGAGCGCACCCAAGGTGACGGAATCGAGCCGCAGTGGCACGCCCCAAAACGTTTTGGCCAGGCTGCGCACGTTCTCGAGCAGGATGTTCGCGTCCGCCGAGGTATCGAAGACCAGGATGGGCTCGCCCGTCTCGACCACACGTCCGGCTACGCCTTTGCCGAGGGGGACGGCCATGTCGTCCACGTCGTCGGGAACGCCGGTCGCGGCACGCACGCGCAGCGTCTCGCCGTCGGGATCGAGCAACACGATGGCGCCCAGGTTCGCCCCGAAAGTGGCGGCCGTGATCTTGAGCACGCGCTCGAGCAACGAAGAAACGCCGTCGGCGGAAAGCTCGGCGTCGAGGATGCTGAGCAGCGCGCTCGATTCCATCGTCTTGGCGTCGAAATATGCGCCGGAAACGGCGGTGAAGGTGGCGGCGGCGAGCATCTCGATGGTGCTCGCGGCTTCCTGGCGGCGGTCGCCGAACAAGCTGCGCAGGTAGGGCTCGCAACCCTCGGAATACAACTCGAGCGAGCGCGCGATCACGCGGGTGTCCACGCCGAGCTTTGCCAGCCGGATGCCGAAGTAGTGCAGGTTCTCGAAGAAACCTTCAAAATCGGCGTGGCAGAAGTAGGAGCATCCGGTGGCCAGGTTCAGGCGCTCGAGCGCCATCAGGACGCGGCCGTCGTCGCCGGATTCGGAGGCCACGCGCTGCCGCCATTTCACCGTGATGTCGGGGAAATATGATTCCAGCGCGCGCGCCACGCCTACGATGGCCTCGCACAGGCTTGCTTTCAGCGGAAGGACGGCCGGTATAGACACTTGGGGCACCCTTATTCGGCCCGAGGCGTTTGATGCGAAGGACTTAGTGGCGGCGGTCTCTACTACTTAGTAACGAAGAACACTCGAACTCTTAAGGTTTATTTTGCCACTTTTAGCCTCTAAGGTCTACACCGCAGTTACTTTTTTATAACCTTAGAAGAATCGTGCTAAGAAGTGCCGGAAAAGAGCGCCGCGCGCGGCGGCGCTGCGAGCGCCGGGAGTCGGATGGAGCGCAGCTGCTCTCGCATTCTGCACCCACATTCTGCACCCACATTCTGCACCCACATTCTTGCACCCCCGTAGCGGGGCAGAGCCGGTCGCGAACGCGCTTCAGTTACAATCGTCGATTCATTAGTTCCGATTCCTTGCTTCCGATCCCTTGGTTGCGAAAATATGCTGCGTTTTTTTACTGCGGGAGAGTCGCACGGCGAAGCTCTGGTCGGCACCATCAGCGGCTTGCCGGCAGGCATTCCCCTCGACCAGGCGTTCGTCGACCGCCAGTTGTGGCGGCGGCAGCAGGGCTACGGCCGCGGCGGCCGGATGAAGATCGAGAGCGACCGCGCGCACATCCTCTCGGGCGTGCGCCATGGCAAGACCATCGGGTCGCCGATCGCCATCCTGCTGGAAAACAAGGATTGGAAGAATTGGCAGGAAGTGTTGCCGGTCGATACCGGCGACCAGGCAAAGCATAAGGCGGTGAAGTCGCCGCGTCCGGGACACGCCGACCTGGCGGGCGCGCTGAAGTACGACTTTCCCGACGCGCGCTACGTGCTCGAGCGAGCTTCGGCGCGCGAGTCGGCGGCGCGCACTGCCGTGGGCGCGCTGGCAAAATTATTTCTGCGCGAGCTGGGCATCGAAGTGCTGAGCCACGTGCTCTCCGTGGGCGGCGCGCTCATCACCAACGCCGACGTCCCATGGCAACAGCTAGTCGAACTGGCCAAGAAGGATGACATCCTGCTGAACTGCGCCGATCCGGAGAGTGAGCAGCGAATGAAGGCCGAGGTGGACGCGGTGCTCAAGACCGGCGACACCGTGGGCGGCGTGTTCGAAGTGGTAGCGCATAACGTTCCGCCCGGTTTGGGCACGTATGCGCAGTGGGATGAGCGGCTCGATACGCAGCTTGCCGCAGCGGTAATGTCGCTGCAAGCGGTGAAGGCGGTGGAGATCGGCTCCGGCGTGACGGCCGCGGTCTCGGCCGGCTCGACCGTGCACGACGGTATCCGCTATGAGAAGCAGCGCGCCGGCTTCACTGGTTTCGCGCGCAGCTCCAACCACGCCGGCGGCATCGAGGGCGGCGTGAGTAACGGCGAAGACGTGCTCATCCGCGGCTACCTGAAGCCCATCTCTACGCTGCGGCGTCCGCTGGAGTCGGTGGACTTCGCGACGCGCGAGCCGGTGAAGGCTGCCTACGAGCGCTCCGACGTCTGTGTGGTCCCGGCGGCTGGCGTGGCCGGCGAGGCGATGGTCGCGCTCACGCTGGCGCGCGCCGCGCTGGAAAAGTTCGGCGGCGATTCTATCGGCGAGACGAAGCGGAACTTCGAGGGATATTTGCAGCAGTTGAAGCGGTACTAGGCGGCGAGACCGGCTTTGCGCGTCGAGTCGCTTGCTCCAAGGCGCGATGAGCTGTGCTTAGCGGATACGGGGTTTTGCGCACAGCGCGCCCGCTAAAAGACAAAAGATGACCAAGGCGAAAGTCCATCCCATAGTGCTGTATGGCGACCCGGTGCTGGAGACGCCGGCGGCGGCGGTGACCAAGTTCGATGACGAGTTGAAGAAGCTGGTCGACGATATGTTCGCGTCCATGTATCAAGCCCACGGCGTAGGGTTGGCAGCGCCGCAGATCGGCGTGGCACAGCGCGTTGCGGTGATCGACGTCACTTTCAAGGATGACCCCGCGGCGAAGCTGGTGCTGGTGAATCCCGCGATCGTGAAGACCGAGGGGAAGCAATCAGGCAACGAAGGCTGCCTCTCGTTGCCCGAATTCCGGGAGACGGTCGCCCGGCCCAAGCGCGTGACCGTGCGCGCGCAAGACGTCCACGGCAAGTGGCATGAGCACAGCGGCGAAGACCTGCTGGCGCGCGCCCTCATGCACGAGATCGATCATCTCGACGGCAAGCTGTACATCCGGCACATCTCGGCGTTGAAGCGCGACCTGATGAAGCGCAAGATCAAGAAACTGATGAAAGCCGGCGAGTGGGTCTATCCGTAGCAGACCGTTTCCGGTTTCCAGTTTTCCGTTTCCAGTTGGCACGAGGCGCTCTACAGGCGACACTGGAAACCGGAAACTGGAAACATGAAACTGATTTTCTGCGGCACACCGCAATTCGCCGTTCCCACGCTCAAGCACCTGCTGCGCGCGGGGCACGAGGTGCCGCTGGTCGTCACGCAGCCGGACCGTCCCAAGGGACGCGGCGGCGAACTGGCCGCGCCGCCGGTGAAGCAGGCGGCGGAAAAGCTCGGCCTGGCCATCACCCAGCCGGAAAAGATCAAGCACAACGCCGAGTTTCGCGCGCAGCTCGAAGCGCTCGCACCGCGCGCCATCATCGTGGTGGGCTACGGCCGCATCATCCCGCAGTGGATGATCGACCTGCCGCCGCTCGGCAACCTGAACGTGCACGCGTCGCTGCTGCCGAAGTATCGCGGCGCCGCGCCGATCCAGTGGGCGATCGCCAACGGCGAGACCACCACCGGCGTGACCACGATGCGCATCGACGCCGGGCTCGATACCGGCGACATCCTGCTCCAGGCGGCAACGCCGATCCGCGCGTCGGACACCGCGGTGACCTTCGGCCCGCGACTCGCCGAACTCGGCGCGGCGCTGCTCATCGAGACGCTGCAGCGGCTCGATGCCGGAACGCTCGTTGCCACGCCGCAGAACGACGCGCAGTCATCGCAGGCCCCGATCCTTACAAAGAACGATGGGCTCATTGACTGGCAGCGAACCGCGATCGAGACCTGGAACCGGCTGCGCGGATTCCAGCCCTGGCCGGGCGCCTACACCTCATTTCGCGGAAAAAGCCTGCAGCTCACCGACGCGCGGCCCATGCACGAGTCGAGCACGCTGCAGCCGGGCGAGCTGAGCGCAGCCGGCGGCAAGTTGGTCGTTGGATGCGGCGGCGCGAGCGCGCTCGAAGTGCTCGAGCTGCAACCGGAAGCAAAAAGGAAGATGACGGCCGCCGACTTCATCAACGGATACCGTCTCGCGCAACCCCTCGAGCGATCTACGCAACCGGGCGAACGTTTCGGCGGCTGATATGGCCATCTCCCCCGCACGCACCGCTGCCTTCGACATCCTGCTGCGCGTCGAGACCGAGGACGCATACGCCACGGAGCTGCTGCACTCTACGCTTGTGGGCAAGCTGTCACCGCAGGACCGCGGACTCGCCACCGAGATCGTGATGGGCACGCTGCGCTGGCAGCCGGTGCTCGATGCGATCCTCGAGCGCGCCAGCGACAAAACGCCGGCCAAGCTGGACGCAGAGGTGCGCATCGCGCTACGCATGGCCCTCTATCAGCGGGCGGCCCTTGGGCGCGTGCCGGAGCACGCCATCGTCAACGACGGCGTGGAGCTGGTGAAGCGCGCGCGCAAGCGCTCGGCGGCCGGGTTTGCGAACGCGGTGCTGCGCAAGGCACTGGCCGGTCCAGCACTGGGAGTCGCGGCGTTCGATCCTGAGCAAGCGCATCCCGCGTGGCTGGTCGCGCGCTGGAGTGCGCGGTTCGGCGAGGCACGCGCGCGCGCGATCTGCGCGTACGACCAGCAACACTCTCCGGCAGCCATCCGCGTGGCCGATCCGGCGCTCGTCGCCGAACTTGAACGCGAGGGCGTGGCACTGGCGCCCGGAAGACTGCTTGCCGGCGCGCGCCGCGTGGTGAGCGTGGCTGGTCCGCCGATAACCCAGACGCGCGCGTTCAAGGAAGGCCGAGTGCAGATCCAGGACGAAGCCTCGCAGCTGGTCGCTCTGCTGGTGGGGCGGGTACAGCCTGGCGGCCGCGTGCTCGATTGCTGCGCCGCACCGGGAGGCAAGACGACGGTGATCGCGGCGCGCAATCGGGAAGCAACCATCGTGGCAATCGAGATCCATCCGCAGCGCGCCGAACTCACACGGCAGCGCGTCCGGGCGGCGAACGTGGAGGTGCTCACCGCGGATGCGACGAAGTTGCAGACGCGTGGCGGATTCGACCGCGTGCTCGCCGACGTGCCCTGCTCCGGCACGGGGACGCTGGCGCGCAATCCGGAGATCAAGTGGCGGC from Acidobacteriota bacterium encodes:
- a CDS encoding GAF domain-containing sensor histidine kinase — translated: MSIPAVLPLKASLCEAIVGVARALESYFPDITVKWRQRVASESGDDGRVLMALERLNLATGCSYFCHADFEGFFENLHYFGIRLAKLGVDTRVIARSLELYSEGCEPYLRSLFGDRRQEAASTIEMLAAATFTAVSGAYFDAKTMESSALLSILDAELSADGVSSLLERVLKITAATFGANLGAIVLLDPDGETLRVRAATGVPDDVDDMAVPLGKGVAGRVVETGEPILVFDTSADANILLENVRSLAKTFWGVPLRLDSVTLGALVIGFDKPYEWLPTERALMRAIAERSSLALDRARINDALREREGRIAELSAHLLQVQEEERKRISRELHDETGQGLMVIRLYLGMLEAATTGRTPRTKIRETLAVVDRTIEGIRRIIAKLSPLVLQELGLTAAIRKEAKDLARNTGVKARVVIPDSVGRLFPEVEAAIYRVVQEALHNVAKHAQAKNVNIQICRDAGVVRVVVEDDGVGFSGRSSSSRGHSFGLAGIKERIGSLGGTVRVQSGKGKGTRLEVTVPVTEVVAGTGMAQGASAAIH
- the aroC gene encoding chorismate synthase, encoding MLRFFTAGESHGEALVGTISGLPAGIPLDQAFVDRQLWRRQQGYGRGGRMKIESDRAHILSGVRHGKTIGSPIAILLENKDWKNWQEVLPVDTGDQAKHKAVKSPRPGHADLAGALKYDFPDARYVLERASARESAARTAVGALAKLFLRELGIEVLSHVLSVGGALITNADVPWQQLVELAKKDDILLNCADPESEQRMKAEVDAVLKTGDTVGGVFEVVAHNVPPGLGTYAQWDERLDTQLAAAVMSLQAVKAVEIGSGVTAAVSAGSTVHDGIRYEKQRAGFTGFARSSNHAGGIEGGVSNGEDVLIRGYLKPISTLRRPLESVDFATREPVKAAYERSDVCVVPAAGVAGEAMVALTLARAALEKFGGDSIGETKRNFEGYLQQLKRY
- the def gene encoding peptide deformylase, whose translation is MTKAKVHPIVLYGDPVLETPAAAVTKFDDELKKLVDDMFASMYQAHGVGLAAPQIGVAQRVAVIDVTFKDDPAAKLVLVNPAIVKTEGKQSGNEGCLSLPEFRETVARPKRVTVRAQDVHGKWHEHSGEDLLARALMHEIDHLDGKLYIRHISALKRDLMKRKIKKLMKAGEWVYP
- the fmt gene encoding methionyl-tRNA formyltransferase yields the protein MKLIFCGTPQFAVPTLKHLLRAGHEVPLVVTQPDRPKGRGGELAAPPVKQAAEKLGLAITQPEKIKHNAEFRAQLEALAPRAIIVVGYGRIIPQWMIDLPPLGNLNVHASLLPKYRGAAPIQWAIANGETTTGVTTMRIDAGLDTGDILLQAATPIRASDTAVTFGPRLAELGAALLIETLQRLDAGTLVATPQNDAQSSQAPILTKNDGLIDWQRTAIETWNRLRGFQPWPGAYTSFRGKSLQLTDARPMHESSTLQPGELSAAGGKLVVGCGGASALEVLELQPEAKRKMTAADFINGYRLAQPLERSTQPGERFGG
- the rsmB gene encoding 16S rRNA (cytosine(967)-C(5))-methyltransferase RsmB, which codes for MAISPARTAAFDILLRVETEDAYATELLHSTLVGKLSPQDRGLATEIVMGTLRWQPVLDAILERASDKTPAKLDAEVRIALRMALYQRAALGRVPEHAIVNDGVELVKRARKRSAAGFANAVLRKALAGPALGVAAFDPEQAHPAWLVARWSARFGEARARAICAYDQQHSPAAIRVADPALVAELEREGVALAPGRLLAGARRVVSVAGPPITQTRAFKEGRVQIQDEASQLVALLVGRVQPGGRVLDCCAAPGGKTTVIAARNREATIVAIEIHPQRAELTRQRVRAANVEVLTADATKLQTRGGFDRVLADVPCSGTGTLARNPEIKWRLKPEKLVEFHALQVGLLNAALDQLKPGGRLLYSTCSLEREENEDVVEEVLRARKDVELLDARDELAALAKEGELAENNGEIDSLLAGKFLRTLPGVHPCDGFFAAALRRKS